A genomic segment from Flavobacterium sp. 9R encodes:
- a CDS encoding type II toxin-antitoxin system RelE/ParE family toxin, whose product MYFLEKTVEFDKWLRKLNDLKAKAKILFRLQKLEKDEHFGDCEAVGEGIRELKINYAKGYRVYFKEMDGKIIILLIGGDKSSQQRDIEKAKEIWRKLKQ is encoded by the coding sequence ATGTACTTTCTTGAAAAAACAGTAGAATTTGATAAATGGTTGCGAAAGCTAAATGACCTTAAAGCAAAAGCTAAAATCTTATTCCGACTTCAAAAATTAGAAAAAGACGAACATTTTGGCGATTGTGAAGCGGTTGGAGAAGGCATTAGGGAACTAAAAATTAACTATGCAAAAGGCTACCGAGTCTATTTCAAAGAAATGGATGGCAAAATTATCATTCTGCTTATTGGAGGAGACAAATCAAGTCAACAAAGAGACATTGAAAAAGCAAAAGAGATTTGGAGAAAATTAAAACAATAG
- a CDS encoding winged helix-turn-helix domain-containing protein yields the protein MQFTQYLLSRQRNYLFVWMGILFIVVICVGFSFGDNDNYASSKREVLLRRIGHDILLQSGDSTSRVLPIKKIAENEYQITFESAFSFQPDALVKTTQRWLAKDPLANDYVVSVLNCANSTVAYGYAISKNKKDDIVACLGRKQPVACYTIIITFKPNGIATNYAYILGGLSFFALLGFVFFKPAKPKNTVAKTEDAKLFTFGSVVFDAQQRQLKINETTEVLTATETRLLRIFASAPNETIERSRLQKEIWEDEGVIVGRSLDMFISKLRKKLELDPKSNIVVVRGKGYKLEVTV from the coding sequence ATGCAATTTACACAATATCTCCTTTCCAGACAACGCAACTACCTTTTCGTATGGATGGGCATCTTATTCATTGTGGTAATCTGCGTTGGGTTTAGCTTTGGGGATAATGACAACTATGCTAGTTCTAAACGAGAAGTGTTATTGCGCCGCATCGGACACGATATACTCCTGCAGTCTGGCGACAGTACTTCAAGAGTGCTTCCCATAAAAAAGATAGCAGAAAACGAGTATCAAATTACTTTTGAGAGTGCGTTTAGCTTTCAACCCGATGCTCTGGTGAAAACGACGCAGCGTTGGTTAGCCAAAGACCCGCTCGCCAACGATTATGTGGTTAGCGTGCTTAACTGCGCCAACTCGACTGTCGCTTATGGATACGCCATTTCCAAAAATAAAAAAGATGATATTGTAGCCTGTTTAGGAAGAAAACAACCGGTGGCTTGTTATACCATCATTATTACCTTTAAACCCAATGGCATCGCAACAAACTATGCTTACATTTTGGGAGGTTTGTCCTTTTTTGCCCTGCTTGGTTTTGTCTTTTTTAAGCCAGCTAAGCCGAAAAATACAGTAGCTAAAACGGAGGATGCCAAGCTTTTCACTTTTGGTTCGGTGGTTTTTGATGCACAGCAACGACAACTGAAAATCAACGAAACAACCGAAGTCCTCACCGCAACCGAAACACGTTTGTTGCGCATTTTTGCTTCAGCTCCCAACGAAACTATTGAGCGAAGCCGCTTGCAAAAAGAAATTTGGGAAGACGAAGGTGTCATCGTGGGCCGTAGTCTGGATATGTTCATCTCAAAACTCAGAAAAAAACTAGAACTTGACCCAAAGAGCAACATCGTAGTGGTACGCGGCAAAGGATACAAGCTGGAAGTAACGGTTTAA
- a CDS encoding NAD(P)/FAD-dependent oxidoreductase: protein MKPKVTIIGAGISGLSAALHLHRQGFSVKIIEASDRPGGRIKTDMVEGFRLDRGFQVLLTSYPEAQSLLNYEALQLKTFLPGATVLYDGGQFDLADPFRRPSAFLATVLAPVGSLKDKINTFVLKQKLLGKSIQKIFSQEQQSSLAQLSDYGFSAKMINRFYKPFFSGIFLENEFSTPNRMFDFVMKMFSEGDAAIPALGMEEISKQLADQLPSNTFMFHTNVTAIQDVTIVTSEGLEITSDVIVIATEANALLSKHKENAITDHHSVTNVYFQATVAPSHQAVVILNASENKQWVNNLTVMTNISKAYAPEGKVLISVSCNGAYDLSDAEWSQNIKAELRPWFGNQVENWSHLKTYTIAYALPKLPVLQDEVSESELKLAPNLYCCGDHLLNGSINAAMKSGRLVANLIASEYGKK from the coding sequence ATGAAACCAAAGGTAACCATTATTGGCGCAGGAATTTCGGGGCTTTCGGCGGCTTTGCATTTGCACCGTCAAGGATTTTCTGTAAAAATTATAGAGGCTAGTGATCGACCCGGCGGACGCATCAAGACGGATATGGTGGAGGGATTTAGGCTAGATCGCGGGTTTCAGGTCTTGCTTACTTCTTATCCAGAGGCTCAAAGTCTTTTGAATTATGAGGCGTTGCAGCTCAAAACTTTTTTGCCGGGCGCTACCGTTTTGTATGACGGTGGTCAATTTGACCTTGCGGATCCGTTCCGAAGACCGTCGGCTTTTTTGGCAACGGTTTTGGCTCCTGTTGGTTCGCTTAAAGATAAAATCAACACTTTTGTATTGAAGCAAAAATTGCTAGGCAAATCGATTCAGAAGATTTTTTCGCAAGAGCAACAATCCAGCTTGGCGCAACTTTCGGACTACGGTTTCAGTGCCAAAATGATCAATCGTTTTTACAAACCGTTTTTCTCTGGGATTTTTCTAGAAAACGAATTTTCGACACCCAACCGAATGTTTGATTTTGTAATGAAAATGTTTTCCGAGGGCGATGCGGCTATTCCGGCATTGGGTATGGAGGAAATTTCAAAACAATTGGCGGATCAATTGCCTTCGAATACTTTTATGTTTCATACTAATGTCACTGCTATTCAAGATGTAACAATCGTGACCAGTGAAGGTTTGGAAATCACTTCGGATGTTATTGTGATTGCGACTGAGGCCAATGCTTTACTTTCGAAACATAAAGAAAATGCAATTACGGATCATCATTCGGTAACCAATGTCTATTTTCAAGCTACGGTAGCGCCTTCTCATCAAGCGGTGGTTATTTTGAATGCTTCTGAAAACAAACAATGGGTGAATAACCTCACGGTGATGACCAACATAAGTAAAGCCTATGCTCCTGAAGGGAAGGTTTTGATTTCGGTGTCTTGCAATGGAGCTTATGATCTCAGCGATGCCGAATGGTCTCAAAACATCAAAGCAGAATTGCGACCTTGGTTTGGAAATCAAGTCGAAAATTGGTCGCATTTGAAAACTTATACCATTGCGTATGCGTTACCCAAGTTACCAGTACTCCAAGATGAGGTTTCGGAATCGGAACTGAAATTGGCTCCCAATCTATACTGTTGTGGGGATCATTTGTTAAACGGTTCCATCAATGCCGCAATGAAATCCGGTCGATTGGTAGCGAATTTAATCGCTTCGGAATACGGAAAAAAGTAA
- a CDS encoding addiction module antidote protein, whose protein sequence is METSKFDISDYLDSNEMIAEYLNSVLEEGNDTEMVTAIGHIAKAIGMTKIAEETGMSRPSLYKALSEGANPQFSTIMKVLKAIGGQIQINPLPA, encoded by the coding sequence ATGGAAACATCAAAATTTGATATCTCAGATTATTTGGATAGCAACGAAATGATTGCCGAGTATCTAAATTCGGTATTAGAAGAAGGAAATGACACAGAAATGGTTACTGCTATCGGACATATTGCAAAAGCCATTGGTATGACTAAAATAGCCGAAGAAACAGGTATGAGCAGACCGAGTTTGTACAAAGCATTATCAGAAGGGGCAAATCCACAATTTTCAACTATAATGAAAGTTTTAAAAGCAATTGGTGGACAAATACAAATAAATCCATTACCCGCTTAA
- a CDS encoding M13 family metallopeptidase: MKNIKLSLLAATLILASCDKKPELVSGILQKNMDTLVKPGDNFAAYVNGTWVKNTKIPADKSNYGAGYMLYEQAQKDVKTIIEEASKGNFSEGSDEQKIGDFYNSFLNRKDRDAKGITPLQPELKAIDAIATYSDLAAYFGEANRTGLSVPFSIAVTEDFKDPKQYTLMTWQGGLGLPEREYYLQSDAKTADIRKKYVAHIEKKLQLGGIANPKENAAKIMDLETAIAKIQMTKEETRNTAALYNKYAIKDLKTVMPDFDWSAMLKKAGMDKEKSLVLSQVAYTKNLNGLIKNTPIDTWKTYLKWGLINKSASSLTTALDKEDFEFYNKILYGTPEQEEDWKRAVNAVNGGLGEIIGKVYVKKHFTPEAKERMTELVKNLLKAYAESIKNLDWMSAKTKKEALAKVDKFMIKIGYPDQWKDYSSMKVVKNDLYGNRARAKAFEYNRMIAKLGKPVDRTEWGMTPQTVNAYYNPTLNEIVFPAAILQAPFFNLEADDAVNYGGIGAVIGHEIGHGFDDQGSTFDGDGVMKNWWTPADLAAFKAKTNALVAQYNTFKVFPDLNVNGAFTLGENIGDLGGLTIALKAYKMSLNGKEAPVMDGFTGVQRVFLGWGQVWLEKSREASLRNQIATDPHSPAKFRVNGVVRNIPEFYEAFKVQPKDSLYLAPEKRVKIW, translated from the coding sequence ATGAAAAACATCAAACTATCGCTTTTGGCGGCCACATTGATTTTGGCTTCTTGCGATAAAAAACCAGAGCTGGTTTCGGGAATACTCCAAAAAAATATGGATACTTTAGTGAAACCGGGAGACAATTTTGCGGCTTATGTCAACGGAACTTGGGTAAAAAATACCAAAATTCCTGCCGATAAATCCAATTATGGTGCGGGTTATATGCTGTACGAACAAGCTCAAAAAGACGTAAAAACGATTATCGAAGAAGCTTCGAAAGGGAATTTTTCTGAAGGTTCGGATGAGCAAAAAATCGGTGACTTCTACAATTCATTTTTGAACCGAAAAGACCGAGACGCCAAAGGGATTACACCACTTCAACCCGAATTAAAAGCCATAGACGCGATTGCTACCTATTCGGATTTGGCGGCTTATTTTGGCGAAGCCAATAGAACGGGGCTTTCTGTGCCGTTTTCGATTGCAGTTACAGAGGATTTTAAGGATCCAAAACAATACACTTTGATGACTTGGCAAGGTGGCTTGGGCTTACCAGAACGTGAATATTATCTTCAAAGCGATGCCAAAACAGCGGATATTCGTAAAAAATATGTGGCGCATATTGAGAAAAAACTTCAATTAGGAGGGATTGCTAATCCAAAAGAAAATGCGGCAAAAATTATGGACTTGGAAACAGCTATAGCGAAGATCCAAATGACCAAAGAAGAAACAAGAAATACCGCAGCTTTGTACAACAAATACGCCATCAAAGACTTGAAAACGGTGATGCCAGATTTTGATTGGTCGGCTATGCTCAAAAAAGCGGGAATGGATAAAGAAAAAAGCCTTGTTTTATCGCAAGTGGCGTATACTAAAAACTTGAACGGCTTGATCAAAAATACACCAATTGATACTTGGAAAACTTATTTGAAATGGGGATTGATCAATAAGAGCGCGAGTAGTTTGACCACTGCTTTGGATAAAGAGGATTTTGAGTTTTATAATAAAATATTGTACGGAACTCCAGAGCAAGAAGAGGATTGGAAAAGAGCCGTGAATGCCGTAAATGGTGGTTTGGGCGAAATCATCGGGAAAGTCTATGTGAAAAAACATTTTACACCTGAAGCCAAAGAGCGTATGACCGAATTGGTGAAAAACTTGTTGAAAGCCTATGCCGAAAGCATTAAAAATTTGGATTGGATGAGTGCTAAAACCAAAAAAGAAGCCTTGGCTAAAGTGGATAAATTTATGATCAAAATTGGTTATCCAGACCAATGGAAAGATTATTCTTCTATGAAAGTAGTAAAGAATGATTTGTATGGCAACCGTGCCCGTGCGAAAGCCTTTGAATACAACAGAATGATTGCCAAATTAGGTAAGCCTGTAGACAGAACCGAGTGGGGAATGACACCACAAACGGTAAACGCTTACTACAACCCAACGCTAAACGAAATTGTATTTCCAGCGGCTATTTTGCAAGCGCCTTTCTTTAATTTAGAAGCAGACGATGCCGTAAATTATGGTGGAATCGGGGCTGTAATCGGTCACGAAATTGGTCACGGATTTGACGATCAAGGGAGTACTTTTGACGGAGATGGCGTAATGAAAAACTGGTGGACGCCAGCAGATTTGGCTGCATTCAAAGCCAAAACCAATGCTTTGGTGGCACAATACAATACCTTCAAAGTTTTTCCAGATTTGAATGTAAACGGAGCGTTTACTTTGGGAGAAAATATTGGAGATTTGGGTGGATTAACCATTGCCTTAAAAGCTTACAAAATGTCGCTAAACGGCAAGGAAGCTCCAGTGATGGATGGTTTTACAGGCGTGCAACGTGTATTTTTGGGTTGGGGACAAGTTTGGTTGGAGAAATCGCGTGAAGCTTCTTTGCGCAACCAAATCGCCACGGATCCACATTCGCCAGCTAAATTTAGAGTAAACGGTGTGGTTCGTAACATACCGGAATTCTACGAAGCGTTTAAAGTACAACCTAAAGATTCTTTGTATTTAGCACCAGAAAAGCGTGTTAAAATTTGGTAA